In one window of Salifodinibacter halophilus DNA:
- a CDS encoding IS630 family transposase produces the protein SDLGLSYAIPRTERPDRPENADEILDERVADAFAEDEKNEPHNKQPEDDEDEDWTVDDDIRTDGGTTVGFFDISHPQPWDNSQRLYTVNE, from the coding sequence GTCTGATCTCGGCCTCTCGTACGCGATTCCGCGTACCGAGAGGCCAGACCGGCCAGAGAACGCCGACGAAATCCTCGACGAACGCGTTGCCGACGCGTTCGCCGAGGATGAGAAAAACGAGCCCCACAACAAACAGCCAGAAGACGACGAAGATGAAGACTGGACGGTTGATGACGATATCCGGACAGATGGCGGCACGACAGTCGGTTTCTTCGATATCTCGCATCCGCAACCGTGGGACAATTCTCAGCGGCTCTACACAGTGAACGAG